AGCTCCCTCTCTAAGAATTTTTGGAAGCGTTTTTGTTAAATCTAATATCGTTGACTCTATACCTAAAGGAGATTTTCCTCCATCAACTATAACTCCTACTCTTTCTTTAAACTTTTCGCTTAACTCTTCAAAACTTCTAGGCGTCTTTTCTCCTGAAATATTAGCACTTGTTGTCGGTAAAATTCCACCAACACTTTCAATTATATCTTGAGCTAACTTTAAAGCTGGTATTCTTACTCCCACTGTTTCTCCATTAGAAACCATTATACCCGGAACATTTTCTTTCTTATTTAAAATAATTGTCAAAGCGCCAGGCCAAAATTCACTTGCTAACTTTTCTATAATTATTTTTTTTTCCTCATCTATAATTGCAATTTTTTCAATGTATTCTACTTTGCTAAGAAGTGCTATCAATGGAGAGTTAAAGTTTCTCTCTTTTGCCTCATAAATTTTTTGTAGGCCTTTTAGCGAGTCGATACTTGCACCTACTCCATATACTGTATCTGTAGGATAAATTATTATTCCATTATTATTTAATTCATTTTTTATAACTTCTAAATCAATATTGTTTTCTTTAAACACAATTCTTTTCATAATTAATCCTTTTCCTCACCTTTATCTATATAAATAATTCTAACATATTAAAAAAAAAAAAGCTAGTAGAATACTAGCTTTTCTATGTGCTTTTACTTTTCAAATAACTCAGATACTGACTCGTTATTTACAATTCTTCTAACAGCTTCTGCAAGAATTTCATCAACAGAAACTACTTTTATTTTATCAATCTTTTTAGACTCTGGTAACGCTATTGAATCTGTTATTATCACTTCTTTTAAACAAGAAGCTTGTAATCTCTCAATAGCTGGGTCTGAAAATACTCCATGTGTACAACATGCATAAGCTTCAATAGCTCCTCTTGCCATAATAGCTTCTGCTCCATTTGTAATTGTTCCAGCAGTATCAATCATATCATCTATAAATATTGCGATTTTCCCTTCAACTTCTCCAATTAAGTTCATAACTTCTGACATATTTGGTTTTGGTCTTCTTTTATCAATAATTGCTATTTTACAATCTAACCACTCAGCTAATTTTCTAGCTCTTTTTACTCCACCAATATCTGGTGATACAACAACAACTTTGTCTCCTGACATTCCTCTACCTATAAATGACTTTGCTAATAACGGTAAAGCTTGCATGTGATCCACTGGAATATCAAAGAATCCTTGAATCTGATCAGCATGTAAATCCATAGTTACAATTCTTGTAGCTCCTGCTGTTGTTAATAAATTTGCCACTAATTTCGATGTGATTGGCTCTCTTGGTCTTGATTTTCTATCTTGTCTAGCATATCCATAATAAGGAATAATAACGTTTATTGATTTTGCTGAAGCTCTCTTTAATGCATCAATAAATATTAATAACTCCATTATGTTTTCATTTACAGGCTCAGATGTAGATTGAACAATAAATATATCTCTACCTCTTACTGTCTCTCCCACACAAACATAAACCTCTCCATCTTTAAATCTAACAATTTCAACATCTCCTACTGAAGTCCCATATTTCTCAGCTATTTTTTTAGCTAACTCCATATTTGATGTTCCGGCAAAAATTTTTACCCCAGGTCTTTCCATTTTTTCTATTTCCTCCAATCAAATTTTATAACTTGTTTACTTCTTGATACTGCCAACGCATTTTCAGGTACATCCTTAGTTATTACTGACCCCGCTCCTACTAATGCATTTTCTCCTATAGTAATAGGAGCCACCAACATCGTATCACTTCCTATAAAAGCATTTTTTCCAATTGTGGTTTTGAATTTATTTTTACCATCATAATTACAAGTTATTGTTCCTGCACCTATGTTAGTTTTTTCTCCTACTGTAGCATCTCCTAAATATGTTAAATGCCCTGCTTTAACACCTTTTTCTAATACTGATTTTTTCACTTCTACAAAGTTTCCTATGTGAACTTCTTCTTTCAAATGTGATTTAGGTCTTAAATGTGCAAATGGACCTATTGTTACTTTACATTCAACAATACTGTCCTCTAATACAGAGCTTTCTATTCTTACTTCATCACCTATTTGGCAATCAATAACTCTTGTATTTCCTAAAATTTCACAATTTTTTCCAATCTTAGTGCTACCTTGTAGTAGAACACCTGGATATACAACTGTATCTTGTCCAATTTCTACACTTTCTTCTATATAGGTATTATTTTTATCAATGAAAATAACACCATTTTCCATGTGAGCTATATTTATTCTATCTCTCATTATTGAATTAGCTTTTTCCAATTCAATTTTAGAGTTTATTCCTAATATTTCATCATTATCTTCTAATAAAAAAGCTTCAACTTTCTTGTTATCTTTAACATTTATTCCAATAACATCTGTTAAATAGTATTCACCTTTTTCATTTTTATTATCAATTCTTTTTAATGCTGACAATAACTCTTTAGCTTCAAAGCAATAAACACCTGCATTTACCTCTTTTATAGCTTTTATTTCATCTGTTGCTTCTTTTTCTTCAACAATCCCTACAACTCTTCCATCTTCTTTTACAATTCTTCCATATCCAAATGGATTTTCATAAATAGAAGTTAATATTGTTGTTGTAGCTTTAGAGTTTTTATGGTAGTCATATAACTTCTTTAAAGTTTCCTCTCTCAATAAAGGAGTGTCTCCACATAATATCATCACTGTTCCCTCAAAATTTTCAAGCTTATCTTTTGCCTGAATAACAGCGTGTCCAGTCCCTAATTGCTCTTCTTGAACTACATATTCAATATTTGGAAGTACTTTCAATACCTCTTCTTTTTTATGTCCTAATATTAATATATTTTCAGTTGAACCAATTTTACTACATGTATCTACAATTTTTTGTACCATCGGCACTCCACAAACTTTATGTAAAACTTTTGGCAGCTCTGATTTCATTCTTGTTCCTTTTCCAGCTGCTAAAATTAGTGTCTTTAAACTCATCATACCCTCCATTTTATTCAACTTTTACATTGTACCATAAGATTTAACATTTTTGCAAAATAATTTAATTATAATTTTATTGAAGTTTTTCGTAAGCTTCATTTATCTCTTTAAACTTTTTTTCGTGCATCTCTCTTATTTCAGGTTCAGCATTTGCATATCTATCTGGATGATGCTTTTTAGCTAATTCTCTATATGCTTTTTTTAATTCTTCAGGAGTTACACCCTCTTGAACTCCTAAGATTTTATAATATTTACTTTTATCTTCAAAAGTCCCAAATGGATTATTTTGATAACCACCTTGATAGTTTCCTCCATATTGATTACCTTGGTTTCTAAACATATCTTCAAAATCTTTTTGAGTATATGTTTTATAGTAAAAGTTTCCTCTTCTTGGATTTTTTTTATTCATAAAATATCTAATAACTAAAAATATTAGAATAATTGGAAAAAACTGTACTACTATAAATCCAAAAAAAGAAATTAGTAACATTATAAAAAAAAGTGCTGGTAAAGCTGCTATAGCTCTATTCATACCAAATAGTAGCGCTATTATTAAAAAAATAGCTACCGTTAAAACTAATGCTATTGATATCATTATTTTCTCCTTGATTCTTAACTGTATTATAAAATAAGGGAATAGATTTTCTATCCCCTATTTTGAACTAACCTAAATTTTTTCTCTTAAATATTTAATTTTTTCTTTTATATCCTTATCTCTTGGATCGATTTCATAAGCTGCTATATATTCATTTAAAGCTTTTTTATATCTTCCCAAAAATTCATACTCTTTAGCAAAATCTAAATGAGCACTGTATATATCTAAATCCAAAAATATAGCAAAATCATAACTATTTATTGCTTCTACTATTTTCCCTGCTCTCGAGTAGGCATTTCCTAATAAAAAGTAAACAAACGCATCACCAGGTTTGTTATCTAAAAACATATTAAAATATTTTATACTTTTAGTATAGTTACCTAATTCGTAGTTTAAGTATCCCAAAAATCCTATCGTATCACTATCTTTTTTTCCTAAAGCTCTAAGTTTTTCATAAATTTCTAGAGCACCTTCACAGTCTCTTTTATAAAAAAGAATTGTCCCTAATTTTTTTAAATTATCAATATCATTTGCTTTTGTTAAAAGTTCAAATCTTATCTCTTGCTCTTGACTTAATAAATCTTCTTTACTTACGTCTATTCTCTTTAGTATTTTTTTTCTTAGCATTTTAATCCCCCTTAGGTTTTTTAAAACTACTCTCCTAAAAATTATATCATATTTTTTCTTTTTATTTAAGATTTTTTAAAATAAAAAAAAAGAGCCGAAGCTCTTTTAAATTATAATTATAATGCTGCTTTTGCAGTTTCTGCTAATTTAGCGAACTCAGCTGCATTGTTTAAAGCGATATCTGCTAAAACTTTTCTATCTAACTCGATTCCTGCTCTCTTTAATCCATTCATTAAAGTTGAGTAAGTTAATCCGTTGATTCTTGCAGCAGCGTTGATTCTGATGATCCATAATTGTCTCATCTTTCTCTTTCTAACTTTTCTATCTCTTGTAGAGAAAGCTTCTGCTCTCATTACAGCTTGCTTAGCTTGCTTGAATACGTCACCTGACGCACCTCTAAATCCTTTAGCAGCTTTTAAAACTTTTTTATGTCTTCTTCTTCTAACTATTCCAGTCTTAACTCTCATTTACTTCTCCTCCTATAATTGGTCCTTTAACAATAATATTCCTAAGAATTATTATCTTCCTACTCCGTATGGTAATAATCCTTTTAAGTGCTTCTCTAATGTTGAAGTGATTACTGTATCCTTCTTTAATCTGTTCTTTCTTTTTCTTGTTTTCTTTGTTAAGATATGGCTCTTTCCTGGCTTTTTAACAACAAATTTCCCTGTTCCAGTAACTTTAATTCTCTTTTTAGCACCTCTATGAGTTTTCATCTTTGGCATTGTAATGTTCCTCCTCTCAAATCTTCACTATTTTTTTGGCGATAAGATTAAATACTTTTGCTTATCATTATATTTTTTATCAACATCTGCGATTTCTACAAATCTATCAGATATCTGATCTAGCATTCCTATTCCTTGATCAGCGTACATTCTTTCTCTTCCATACTGAACAAGAGTTATTTTTACTTTGTTATCTTTTTCTAAAAACTTTTTAACTTGAGCTATTTTTGTATCCATATCATGCTGATCTATTCTAGCTCTAAATTTTACCTCTTTAACAATAACTTGCTTTTGGTTCTTTTTAGCATCTTTAGCTTTTCTAGTCTGCTCATATTTGTACTTTCCATAATCCATTATTTTACATACTGGTGGCGTAGCATTTGGTGATATCTCAACTAAATCTAATTCCTTTTGTACAGCAACTTCTAATGCTTCCATTGCTGACATTATTCCTAATTGCTCTCCAGTTTCAGAGATAATTCTTAACTCTCTACCTCTTATCTTCTCATTAATTCTAACTTTGTCCGAAATAATAGACACCTCCTATTAACTATCAAATAAAAAAAACAGGACGTAAAATTCCTGTTTAACTCAAATAATTATTAGGGCTCGCCCTAAACAAAAATTTAATGTAACCTTTATGTAGGCCTTGCCCCATAAGGTGAGAAACAGGAAGTCTCTTCTTAATAAATCTTTTTCATTGTCTTTAATTATTATAACATGATCTTACAAAAAGTCAACTGAATTTTTTATTGATTTTATTGAGGTCCTCTTATAATTAGAGGACCTTTTAATTATATTACTCTTCGCTTGAAGAAACTCCATACTTTTCAATTAACTCTTTATTTTCATTTTTTTCTTTTTCTAATTGAACTTTTTTTATAGAAAGTTTTATTCTTTTCTTTTCAGAATCAATTTCAACAATTTCAGCTAAAACAACTTGTCCTAACTTAAATGTATCTTTTAAATTCTTTATAAAATCTCTAGAAGCTAATTGAGTTGGAATAAATCCATCTACTCCCTCTCCTAATTTCACAAACATTCCAAAATCTTGAATGTTCTTTATCTCTTTCTCTACTCTATCTCCAACTTTATAATTTTCTAAAGCTGTTTCCCAAGGACTTTTTGTTAAGTCTTTAATACTTCCTTTTATCTTTTGATCTTCTAAGTTTAATTCTACTACTTTAAACTCTACCTTATCTCCCTTAGAATATCTTTTGTTTCCTGACCACGCAAAGTCTGAGTTATGGATAAATCCATCTACTCCCTCTTCAACTTGCACAAATATTCCAAATGGTTTAACTTCTACAACTGTACCAGTTAAAATTGTTCCTACTGCAAACTTATTTTCAGCACCTTCCCATGGGTTAGAACTTAATTGCTTTATACCTAATTTTAATTTTCTCTCTTTAGGTGATAATTCTGTAATAACAACCTTAACTTCATCTCCAACTTTAACAAAGTTATTAACATTTACCTTTTTACTTGTCCAAGAGAAATCTGAACTATGAATTAATCCTTCAACTCCTGGTAATAACTCTACAAAAGCTCCATAATTTACTATTCTTGTTACTTTACCAGTTACTTCTTGACCTATGCTATTATTTTCAGCAACTATATCCCAAGGGTTTTTTGTTAAAGATTTTATAGATAATTTTACATTTCTTTTATCTCTTTCAATCTCTATAATTTTTGCTTCAATTACATCTCCTGCTTTGTATAACTTATGTAAATCTGAAGTTTTTTTCCAATCTACTTCTGAAATATGAATAAATCCTCTAGCTTCATCTAACTTTACTGTTAATCCAAAATCTAGTACTTCTAAAACAGTAGCTTTTACAACTTCATTCAATGTTAATTTATCAATTGCTTCTAATTCTTTTGCAATAACAAGTTCTTTTCTCGATAAAAGAATTTTCTTTCCTTTTTTATCTTCTTTTATCTCTTTAATAGCAAGTTGTAATTCTTTTCCTATGAATGAATCTCCTTGATCTGCAGGAATTTCTGATAATGAGTTAGGTAAGAATCCTTGTTGATGATATACTTCAACAATATATCCACCTTTTACTCTTTTCATAACTTTTCCAGTTACAATTTCATGGTTTTGAAGTGCTTTTTCTAATTTTTCAGCTCCAATTTCCATATCGATTCTTTTTTTAGAACCAATTAAAACTAAAGAATCCTCCTCTTCAGCTTGAGATACTATTAGAACTTCAACTTCGTCTCCTACAGTATATCCTGTTAACTCTTCTGTTCTTACTCTTACAGCCTTTGGCTCTCCAGGTACTTCTAAATATGTAAAGTTTCTATCCATATTTACAATTGTTCCAGTCACTTTAGTTTTTATTTCTTCATCCTCTTTTACTGGCATGTACTCGTTTAATAATGCTTCAAAATCTTCGTAGTAATCAAAGTTAGACATTAAAGTTCCCCCTTATTTTATTTTCTATTTTTTTTATTATATCTTCTGGTGTTGATGCTCCAGCTGTTATACCTATTTTCATACTTTCAGAAAATATAGACATATCTAATTCTTCATCATTTTGAACTAAATAACTATTGGGATTCTCAGCTTTTGCTACTTCCAGAAGTTTTTTGCTATTTGAGCTTTTTAAATCACCAATCACGATTATTATATCGCAAATATTTGCTAACTTTTTAGTAGCTTCTTGTCTTTCGCTAGTCGCTCCACATATCCTATCAAATATCTGAGCATTTGAATAGTATTTTTCTAAATATTCTTTTATCTCTAAAAATTTACTTTTATTCAAAGTTGTCTGAGTTAGTACCGAATATCTTTTACTCCTATCTAAGGAACTTTCTTTTAATTCTTCTAAATTTTTTAAAACATTAACTTTTTTCCCAAAAGAAATAATCCCTTTTACCTCTGGGTGTTCTTTGTCTCCTATGAAAATTATTTCATCTCCAAGACTTTCTCTTTCAATTAATATCTCTTTTATTTTATCTACAAAAATACATGTTGCATCATGTATTTCCACTTCTTTTTTTTCTAATACATCTATAATTTGAGAAGTTGTCCCATGAGCTCTAATTACTATTGTATCCCCTTTTTTTAAAGGATCCGTTCCTTCTAATATATCTTTTTCATCAACTATTATAAAACCGATATTCTCCATCTCTTTCACAACATCTTTATTGTGAACTACCATTCCAAGAATATATTTTTTAGATATATTTTTTCTAGATATCTCATAACAAGTTTCAACAGCTTTTTTTACACCGAAACAAAATCCCATTTTTTCAGCTCTTATTATCTCCACTTTTTATTTTTACTCCTCATTAAATTTTTTCACTTCAATTAAATCAATTAAATCAGCTATCATCTCTTCTTCGTCTTCTCCGTCACACTCTAAAGTTAGTACTCTTCCTTGTTCTGCTGCAAGAAGCATCAATCCCATAATACTTTTTCCATTTATAACCTCATCATCAAATATTACATTTATATCTGAATCATATTTACTTGCTGTTTGTACAAATAACGATGATGGTCTTGCGTGTAATCCAGCCTTATTTTTAATAGTTACTTCCACTTTTTTCATTTTTAATTTCTCCCTTCAATTATTTCTAAATATTCATTTAGGATATTCTTTACCTCTTGAGAATCTTTAGATTTTAATAGTTTTATTTTAATTTCTTTCAACTCTGACAGCTCAATTTTTCGAATTAAATTTCTTACTTTTGGAATATATGCTGGTGCCATACTTAAATCTCTTATTCCTAAACTTAATAAAGCTATGACAGCTTGGTTTTCTCCAGCCATTTCTCCGCATACTGAAACTTTTTTATTTTTTCTAAGCCCTGCACTAGAAACCATATTTATTGCCCTTATAACTGCAGGATCATAGCAATCATAAAGCTTTTCAGCTATTGGACTATAACGATCTGTTGCAAGTATATATTGTGTTAAATCATTCGTTCCAATAGAAAAAAAGTCTACATAATCAGCAAAAATATCTGCTAACATAACATTTGATGGTACTTCTACCATCATTCCAACCTCTATATTTTCTTTAAATTCTTTTCCTTCAATTAAAAGTTCTTTTTTACACTCTTCTACTAAATCTTTAGCTTCAATTATTTCTTTTAAATTTGTTATCATTGGATACATCATCTTTATATTATGATGAGTTGCGGCTCTTAAAATTCCTTTAATTTGATTTTTAAAAAGATTCTTATCTGCTAAAGTTAGTCTCATCCCTCTACATCCTAACGATGGATTTTCTTCATCAACCATTTTATAATAAGATAGTTTTTTATCTGCTCCTATATCTAAAGTTCTTATAACTATAGGTTTATTTGGTTGACTCTCTTCAAACTCTCTTGCTATATTTTCATATATTTTTTTTTGCTTCTCCTCGTTTGGAAATTCTACTGCATCCATATATATAAGTTCTGTTCTCAACAATCCAATACCATCAGGTCTTTTTCGACTAACTTGAGTTATATCTAACCTACCACCTATATTCAAATGCAAATAAACTCTTTCTCCATCTAAAGTAACTGTTTCTTTATCAATAGATTCCTCTATCTCTTTCATTTTATTTCTATATCTATTTTTTTCTTCATCATATCTATTTAATGTTTTTATATCTGGATTAGTTACAACTTTACCTTCCATAGATGTTGTATCTAAAATTATTTTATCTCCCCAGTCTACAGAAAAAATATCATTTCCACCCATTAGTGTAGGTATCTCTAATGCTTTTGTTAGTATTGCAGTATGAGATGTCTCTCCCATATACTCCATTATTATTCCACTTAAATTTATTCCACTATAATAAATTTTTAAAAGCTCTGATGGTAATAATTCTCTGATTACCAAAATCTTACCATTTAAATTTGAATCTATATCATCTTCATGCGTTAGATTCATTATTATTCTTTCACTTATATCTTTTATATCTAATGCTCTTTGCTTGTAAATTGGATCTGCTATTTTTTCAAACATTTCTATATACTTATTAGAAACTTTCTTTACAACCGCTTCTGCATTATTTTCTTCTTTTTTTATTCCTTTTTTTATATCACTTATAAATTGAGGATCATCTAACATCATTATATGTACTGTTAAAATCTGCAAGTCTTCCTTATTTATTTTACCCTCTAAATTGCCTTTAATTTGTTTTATATCATTTTTAGCTTTTTGTACACTTTCTAAAAATCGTTCTATTTCCTCTTCAACCTTTTCAGAAGAAATTTTATAATTTTCAATATCTATCTTTTTTTTTCTTTCTATATAGGGTTGACCTATAACTATTCCTGGGAAAATACTTTTACCTACAATAACTCCCATTTTACTCACCCCTTGACCATTAATTGATATAAAAATTATACCGTATTTCTATTCATTTTTAAACTATTATTTAATTATAATTACTTTTAAAAAAAAATTAAATTTTTTCAAAAAAAGTATTGACATTTATTTTTTTTTGTATTATATTAATTGCAAGATTAGCACTCCATCGAGTTGAGTGCTAATAAAAAGTTAAAAAAGGGTGATTTTATGGTTGTCAGCGATAGAGAAAAGCTCGTTCTTAGTGCCATTATTGATTTTTATCTTCTTTCAGGAGAAACAATCGGTTCTAGAACTCTTGTTAAAAAATATAATATAGATCTATCCTCTGCAACAATAAGAAATGTAATGTCTGATTTAGAGGATATGGGATTTATCTCAAAAACTCATACTTCTTCAGGAAGAATACCCACGGATAAAGGCTATAAATTTTACTTAGAAGAACTTCTAAAAATTGAAAAACTTTCAAGAGAAGAACAAGCTCGAATAAATTCTGTTTATGATATTAAAATGAGAGAATTGGATTCTGTTTTGAAAAAAACTTCAATGCTTTTATCTAAATTAACTAACTATGTTGGAATTGTTATTGAACCTACACATAAAAAAGAAAAAATAAAAAAAGTTGACCTAGTTCATATTGATGATTATATGGCTATGGCTGTTATAGTTATGGAAAACAAAAGTGTTCGGACTAAAAAGATTTTCTTTGAAGAGGTGTGTAGTCAAAGTGAGCTCTTAAAGTTATCACAACGAATTAATAATGAAATAAGAAATAGTTCTGTTGAATCTCACGAAATCGAAAAAATTATTGATTTTGTTTATAGCGAAGTGGAGGGAAAACTTTTTTTAGAAAACTCCTCTGAAATATTTAAAGATAAACAAGTTAATGAGATTAGTGATGTTTTAGATATTTTTTCTAAAAGAGAAAAAATAAAAGAACTTTTCGAAGAGGCAATTAAGTCTAGACCTTTTAAAGAGGGTGAAGTTAATGTTATTTTTGGCGAAGAACTCGCTGTAAAAGGATTAGAAGATTATAGCTTTGTATATTCTGTTTATAATATGGATAACTCTCCAGGTATCATTGGTGTTATGGGACCTAAAAGAATGTCTTATTCAAAAACTATGGGCCTTATACAACATGTTACAAAAGAGGTTAACAAAGTTATAAAAGAAATAAGTAATGAAGGAGATAGTGATGGCAGATAAAGAAATAAAAGAAGAAATAGTTGAAGAAATAATTAATGATACAGAAAATAAAAATGAAAATATAGAGACTGTGTCTCAAGAAGATGAAATTAAAAAATTAAAAGGTGAAGTTGAAGATTGGAAAAACTCTTACTTAAGAAAACAAGCTGATTTCCAAAACTTCACTAAAAGAAAAGAGAAAGAATTTGATGATTTAAAAGCTTTTGCTTCTGAAAAAGTAGTAGTAAAAGTTTTAGATATAATCGATAATCTTGAAAGAGCTATCGCTGCTTCTTCTGAAACAAAAGATTTTGATTCCCTTGTAAAAGGTGTTGAATTGACA
Above is a genomic segment from Cetobacterium somerae ATCC BAA-474 containing:
- the ptsP gene encoding phosphoenolpyruvate--protein phosphotransferase yields the protein MGVIVGKSIFPGIVIGQPYIERKKKIDIENYKISSEKVEEEIERFLESVQKAKNDIKQIKGNLEGKINKEDLQILTVHIMMLDDPQFISDIKKGIKKEENNAEAVVKKVSNKYIEMFEKIADPIYKQRALDIKDISERIIMNLTHEDDIDSNLNGKILVIRELLPSELLKIYYSGINLSGIIMEYMGETSHTAILTKALEIPTLMGGNDIFSVDWGDKIILDTTSMEGKVVTNPDIKTLNRYDEEKNRYRNKMKEIEESIDKETVTLDGERVYLHLNIGGRLDITQVSRKRPDGIGLLRTELIYMDAVEFPNEEKQKKIYENIAREFEESQPNKPIVIRTLDIGADKKLSYYKMVDEENPSLGCRGMRLTLADKNLFKNQIKGILRAATHHNIKMMYPMITNLKEIIEAKDLVEECKKELLIEGKEFKENIEVGMMVEVPSNVMLADIFADYVDFFSIGTNDLTQYILATDRYSPIAEKLYDCYDPAVIRAINMVSSAGLRKNKKVSVCGEMAGENQAVIALLSLGIRDLSMAPAYIPKVRNLIRKIELSELKEIKIKLLKSKDSQEVKNILNEYLEIIEGRN
- the glmU gene encoding bifunctional UDP-N-acetylglucosamine diphosphorylase/glucosamine-1-phosphate N-acetyltransferase GlmU — protein: MSLKTLILAAGKGTRMKSELPKVLHKVCGVPMVQKIVDTCSKIGSTENILILGHKKEEVLKVLPNIEYVVQEEQLGTGHAVIQAKDKLENFEGTVMILCGDTPLLREETLKKLYDYHKNSKATTTILTSIYENPFGYGRIVKEDGRVVGIVEEKEATDEIKAIKEVNAGVYCFEAKELLSALKRIDNKNEKGEYYLTDVIGINVKDNKKVEAFLLEDNDEILGINSKIELEKANSIMRDRINIAHMENGVIFIDKNNTYIEESVEIGQDTVVYPGVLLQGSTKIGKNCEILGNTRVIDCQIGDEVRIESSVLEDSIVECKVTIGPFAHLRPKSHLKEEVHIGNFVEVKKSVLEKGVKAGHLTYLGDATVGEKTNIGAGTITCNYDGKNKFKTTIGKNAFIGSDTMLVAPITIGENALVGAGSVITKDVPENALAVSRSKQVIKFDWRK
- the rpmI gene encoding 50S ribosomal protein L35 — protein: MPKMKTHRGAKKRIKVTGTGKFVVKKPGKSHILTKKTRKRKNRLKKDTVITSTLEKHLKGLLPYGVGR
- a CDS encoding L-threonylcarbamoyladenylate synthase, producing the protein MKRIVFKENNIDLEVIKNELNNNGIIIYPTDTVYGVGASIDSLKGLQKIYEAKERNFNSPLIALLSKVEYIEKIAIIDEEKKIIIEKLASEFWPGALTIILNKKENVPGIMVSNGETVGVRIPALKLAQDIIESVGGILPTTSANISGEKTPRSFEELSEKFKERVGVIVDGGKSPLGIESTILDLTKTLPKILREGAIKKETIEKVIGKI
- a CDS encoding S1 RNA-binding domain-containing protein, whose translation is MSNFDYYEDFEALLNEYMPVKEDEEIKTKVTGTIVNMDRNFTYLEVPGEPKAVRVRTEELTGYTVGDEVEVLIVSQAEEEDSLVLIGSKKRIDMEIGAEKLEKALQNHEIVTGKVMKRVKGGYIVEVYHQQGFLPNSLSEIPADQGDSFIGKELQLAIKEIKEDKKGKKILLSRKELVIAKELEAIDKLTLNEVVKATVLEVLDFGLTVKLDEARGFIHISEVDWKKTSDLHKLYKAGDVIEAKIIEIERDKRNVKLSIKSLTKNPWDIVAENNSIGQEVTGKVTRIVNYGAFVELLPGVEGLIHSSDFSWTSKKVNVNNFVKVGDEVKVVITELSPKERKLKLGIKQLSSNPWEGAENKFAVGTILTGTVVEVKPFGIFVQVEEGVDGFIHNSDFAWSGNKRYSKGDKVEFKVVELNLEDQKIKGSIKDLTKSPWETALENYKVGDRVEKEIKNIQDFGMFVKLGEGVDGFIPTQLASRDFIKNLKDTFKLGQVVLAEIVEIDSEKKRIKLSIKKVQLEKEKNENKELIEKYGVSSSEE
- the ispH gene encoding 4-hydroxy-3-methylbut-2-enyl diphosphate reductase; the protein is MEIIRAEKMGFCFGVKKAVETCYEISRKNISKKYILGMVVHNKDVVKEMENIGFIIVDEKDILEGTDPLKKGDTIVIRAHGTTSQIIDVLEKKEVEIHDATCIFVDKIKEILIERESLGDEIIFIGDKEHPEVKGIISFGKKVNVLKNLEELKESSLDRSKRYSVLTQTTLNKSKFLEIKEYLEKYYSNAQIFDRICGATSERQEATKKLANICDIIIVIGDLKSSNSKKLLEVAKAENPNSYLVQNDEELDMSIFSESMKIGITAGASTPEDIIKKIENKIRGNFNV
- a CDS encoding tetratricopeptide repeat protein encodes the protein MLRKKILKRIDVSKEDLLSQEQEIRFELLTKANDIDNLKKLGTILFYKRDCEGALEIYEKLRALGKKDSDTIGFLGYLNYELGNYTKSIKYFNMFLDNKPGDAFVYFLLGNAYSRAGKIVEAINSYDFAIFLDLDIYSAHLDFAKEYEFLGRYKKALNEYIAAYEIDPRDKDIKEKIKYLREKI
- a CDS encoding HPr family phosphocarrier protein — protein: MKKVEVTIKNKAGLHARPSSLFVQTASKYDSDINVIFDDEVINGKSIMGLMLLAAEQGRVLTLECDGEDEEEMIADLIDLIEVKKFNEE
- the infC gene encoding translation initiation factor IF-3, translating into MSIISDKVRINEKIRGRELRIISETGEQLGIMSAMEALEVAVQKELDLVEISPNATPPVCKIMDYGKYKYEQTRKAKDAKKNQKQVIVKEVKFRARIDQHDMDTKIAQVKKFLEKDNKVKITLVQYGRERMYADQGIGMLDQISDRFVEIADVDKKYNDKQKYLILSPKK
- the rplT gene encoding 50S ribosomal protein L20; protein product: MRVKTGIVRRRRHKKVLKAAKGFRGASGDVFKQAKQAVMRAEAFSTRDRKVRKRKMRQLWIIRINAAARINGLTYSTLMNGLKRAGIELDRKVLADIALNNAAEFAKLAETAKAAL
- a CDS encoding J domain-containing protein; this translates as MISIALVLTVAIFLIIALLFGMNRAIAALPALFFIMLLISFFGFIVVQFFPIILIFLVIRYFMNKKNPRRGNFYYKTYTQKDFEDMFRNQGNQYGGNYQGGYQNNPFGTFEDKSKYYKILGVQEGVTPEELKKAYRELAKKHHPDRYANAEPEIREMHEKKFKEINEAYEKLQ
- a CDS encoding ribose-phosphate diphosphokinase, producing MERPGVKIFAGTSNMELAKKIAEKYGTSVGDVEIVRFKDGEVYVCVGETVRGRDIFIVQSTSEPVNENIMELLIFIDALKRASAKSINVIIPYYGYARQDRKSRPREPITSKLVANLLTTAGATRIVTMDLHADQIQGFFDIPVDHMQALPLLAKSFIGRGMSGDKVVVVSPDIGGVKRARKLAEWLDCKIAIIDKRRPKPNMSEVMNLIGEVEGKIAIFIDDMIDTAGTITNGAEAIMARGAIEAYACCTHGVFSDPAIERLQASCLKEVIITDSIALPESKKIDKIKVVSVDEILAEAVRRIVNNESVSELFEK